The genome window ATccagcctccttccctcccctaaATCAATCCCCTCCAAAAAGGTGTCATCTCCAAATCAGGCCCTCCAACAAAAACCAAGTTAGCCTCCCCGCACCAACTGGTAGGGGGTGGGTCAGACTCAGGGATGGAGGaggcggctgctgctgccacccagcCAAACCTGGCCTTGCGACtggaggggcggggcgggagctGGGAGGCAAGGAGCTGATGCTCTCTGCTTTCCCCCGGGCTGCGGAGTCTCGTGCCAGGCAAGCCAGAGCACGTCAGCTGGACAGGGATGGGGAAAGCCGGAGCCTGAGGCTAAGAGTCAGAGTAGGCAGGTCTCCCTTGCACCCCACCGCTagtgctgggaggggagagagacactCCAGGGGGAGGGCAATACACCTAGGCAGAGCACTGACCCCACTTCATTCAAGACCCCCTTCAGTGAGCTAGGacctcagcaccccctgctgggctgAGGGGTAATGCAGTGACCCCATTCTGCAAACCCGGCCCGAATGGCTTGTTTTGCTGTGACCCCTCTGCCAGTGAGGGGGCCCAGGCGATCCCATAGGAAGATGGGAGAACTCCTGCTCTCCGGGCGCAGCACAGCGAGCAAAGGAACATTCTAAGATGTCCTTTTATTAAAATGTGCGTCACTGTTTTGTGTGGCGGCGGCGTCCTTTGCGGTTCTCCAGCTGTCAGGGTGTTTCGGGTGACCAGCTCGGCGGCCTCAGCACTCGAGCCCAACTCAGGGGAACCGTTAGGTGGTCCGTGGCCTCCCGTTCCCGCCCATGGCAATGTAAACGTCAATGGGAACGTTGGGCAGGGTCAGGCAGTGGCATCCGGGGCATCttctcagctgcctgcacaaCGAGAGAGGGGGGTTAGTCCAGCTTCCCAGGAGCACGGTGCAAAGCCACAGATTGAGCCCCTCAGCATCACAGGTGCAGGGTCTAATAGTGGCATATTCACCGACCATGAAGGGTGCAGATCTCAAGAGCCCTAGGCCAGCTGCCCAGGGATCAGAAGGCATCTGGCTAGTTGAACATACTCCACAAAGGGTCCATCAGTGCTCGTCCTCCTCCAGCTTTATGCAGGGAGGGAAGATTTAGGGACACACatttcaccaccaccccccccccccccgcccgtcaGCTTCTCTGTCAGCTGCTAGCAGCCTGGAGCAGGAATTGAAGGCCACTCTGGAATTTTCTGCCTTAGGAATCTTTTGGCAGAAAAAGGACCAAccaacccccttccccgcccAACACTCCCCTTAACAAGGGCCCTGAATGCCGAAGTCAGCCCTAGATGGTCTCTGTGCAGGATCTACGTCCCATGTGCCTGAAGAGAATGACCAAGGGGTTGCGGCCAAGCCCTGACGGTTGGCAATCAGTAGGAGAAGGCCGGCGCTGGGCAGCAACGAGAGTGCCTCTTCCAGGCGGTGATCTGAGCATGGTCTCTCAGCCCGGAACTGCCCAACTTGGCCCATGTGCTCAGTATATAAACAACTAGTAAGAGGCAAAGTGCACAGTACAGTCACAGCTGTGTTAAGGGTCCAGGTGGAACTGCCTGTTTTCGTAGCTATGGGATGCTAATTACAGTATTGGTCGTTGTCTGGTGACTGAAGATCTGGCCAGGAGAGACGAGGGGTCCGTTCATGACCAGTCTGTTAGGTTTATAGACTGAGCCGGGCAAAAAATTGCGCAACCTTTTTTGGTGCTAAATGCTGCTCCTGTGACCCTGAACCATTTTGTGACTCCCTGTGGATTTCGCCCTGTTGCCTGGGTGGGAAGAaatctaaacaaattcagacaaacccggtgttttgttttgacattttctaaatgcaaTGTTTAAACTTTTCCATTTGAACCCACTTTTCACTTCAAAATGTCCTGTAATTTTAAATGATCACAACTGGTAAAACAGGGtcaacatcaaaacaaaacatcttgcttgaccccaaacttttttttttactttgtggaATTACCGGCAAACCAGAAACTCAGTTCTGCACCCAGCTCTCTTTATAAATGGACCTGCACCCAGCTCTCTTTATAAATGGACCCTCTGGCCCACATACCCCCGTCACTaacccagcagcccctgcccaaTTTGTTCCCCGCTCTGCTCCTCACTCTAGCTGAGCATCTTCAGCCTGCTCCTCCTTGCAACTCTCCGCTTGCTGCGGCCTATAGAGGCCAATGTATTGTAGCCCTGATTCCCTCAGACTCGACAGTTACAGCAGGGGGTAGGTTTGATTTTGCCCTTGTCCGATCAGCTATAACAAGGGGAGAGTCAGGGCGAGAAATTGCATCAGAATGGAGTGAGCAGCAGCAAGCAAGCCTTGAGGTACAAGGCTTGCACCCCTAGGGAGAGCTAGAGGGTACAGCCCTGTTACAGCCCAGGGAGGTCAGGCTTGGAGTTAGTTACAGGGAGCTGCCTTGGCCTCAACAGATGCGAGTCTGACCCCCAGCCTTTGCTCTGACGGAATGGAGGCCGCAAACCAGTTTCCTCATTTTAACTTTACTTGgggcccctgcctcagccccattGTACAGGATTCAGCCCACAGTTGCCTAAAGTCATCCCTGGGGCCAAATCAGATGGCAACAAACTCTTCCGACCAACAGGCTCCAAGTTTGGCTGCATGTTCCAAGCCAGGCCGTGCTGCAGCCCCAGAATGCAGCCATCCTAACCACCACAGGGAGCAGGTGTTGTGCGAAGCAGGTTTCCTTCGCTTTCCTTCGGGCACAGAGCGAGGAACTCGCTGTGACACTGAACTGGGGCGGGATGACTACAGCAGAGGCTTTCATTGTCCCCCAAAGCCTGATTTGTACAGCTCACAGGCCAGGGTGGGCCTGGTGAAAAGGGGGTGCAGTTCCACTGGCTCCTGAACGCAGCCCTGCAAGGCCGCAGCCCTCTGGGCTCATCCCTGGCCCTTTACAGAAGCCCAGTGTGTTTTGGGCAGAACAGCCTGGTGAgccagccctggcagggatgcAGCATGGCAAGAAGAGGCAGGGAGAcctggaggaggggcagagattagtgaaagggggagaaaagggaCCACGGCTCCTATTCACACCGCCCTGTAAAACAGGCACAAAGGGGGACTTGGAAAGATTAGAGGGGCAACACACCTATTTCTAAGGCTTGAAAGCTTCACTTTCCTGGGGGAATTTTCTGCTGTAGGACATGGAAGCAGGGGGCCAGACCATCCCAAAGGGGGGCTGTTCATAGCAACATCTAAGCACAGCAGCTGCCATTACAGCATCAGGAGGAAGATTTAGAAAGTGCATCAgttctcatgcttcagagcataacATGATTGCTAACTGGGGTCAGGAAGtaagctccccactccccactgtaTAACTCTGGAAGATGTCTGCCTTCCTCCCCAAGCACTGGGCATCAGCTGACTCATTTGCtgacagctgctgcagctgccctTACCTTGCTGCAGTGTGCTCAGTGGCAACTGGCTCTTGGGTCTCTGGAGCAGCTACCAGGCTGGGAGAATCTCCTGCCTCTATGGGAAATCTCCGAGCTTGTGGGGTCTCCTGGGAGCTCATGTCCTAGCCCCAGACCTGTCTAAGGAAAAGGAGGACCAAGGTCAGCACCTGCGTGACTGGGCCCGGTGAGCCCACAATTTcaggcccacccccgccccaagcTGCTGCACCCTTCTCTGGCCTACGCTCACCTCTTGAAGGCTCAAGAGGGTTCCCAAGAATAAAcctggcagcctgcagtgcctagTGCAAAGGGCAAGATGTGACGGGGGCCAGTGGGAGGCACGAAGGCTGTTACACTGTGACACGGAAGGGCTGCTCTGACATCACAATGCAACCTGTGAGTGGCAGGGTACGACCTTCTCCCTTCTCACAGGCACGAGACTCAGGCCCAGGCCTTCTTacttatgatttattatttggaCTGCAGTGgcagctaggagccccagtcctggaccgtgtgcgaggtgctgtacaattACAGAACAAAAAGCTAGGCCCTGCCTCAccgagcttacaa of Caretta caretta isolate rCarCar2 chromosome 19, rCarCar1.hap1, whole genome shotgun sequence contains these proteins:
- the FAM229A gene encoding protein FAM229A, which gives rise to MSSQETPQARRFPIEAGDSPSLVAAPETQEPVATEHTAARQLRRCPGCHCLTLPNVPIDVYIAMGGNGRPRTT